Proteins co-encoded in one Pseudophryne corroboree isolate aPseCor3 chromosome 1, aPseCor3.hap2, whole genome shotgun sequence genomic window:
- the LOC135050097 gene encoding paraneoplastic antigen Ma1 homolog, with protein sequence MNQYTSSEAFDWCTRKGVTPERSFVLCGDLTDITEGTIMTEMLFLFGVKQPKIADKQFKESGELGAVLITTTQDLESELLPKVVAVRSNPERRWKIIWPEKEDSEKAAEPLIVGEMSSPVRGDLSAAGGEGSHPQGTEEKLGNQLEVIADKVVHQLERWHYEGSYRRLRIFSGILPVPTGEEPYEAWREAAIQQSEEWHCPDHIKKQRIVESLRGPAMGIIQATRKSNPEAAVADYFQALEYTYGTLEDIGDLVARFNHTYQETGEKLSQYVYRLDKIIHKIVDKGGLSPTEVNSNRLKQLIRGALTTDPVAQRLRCTALLLGSPTQNDLIKEITQEEA encoded by the coding sequence ATGAATCAATATACAAGTAGTGAAGCATTTGATTGGTGCACAAGGAAGGGAGTGACTCCAGAAAGGAGTTTTGTATTATGTGGGGATCTCACAGATATCACCGAAGGAACAATTATGACAGAGATGTTATTTTTGTTTGGTGTAAAACAACCAAAGATTGCTGATAAGCAGTTTAAGGAAAGTGGAGAGTTGGGTGCTGTATTAATAACTACTACTCAAGACTTAGAGTCTGAGTTGTTACCTAAGgtggtggctgtgagatctaacccTGAACGCAGGTGGAAAATTATATGGCCAGAAAAGGAAGACAGTGAAAAAGCTGCTGAACCATTAATTGTGGGTGAAATGTCCTCTCCGGTTAGAGGAGATCTCTCTGCAGCTGGGGGAGAAGGTAGTCACCCACAGGGTACTGAGGAAAAGTTAGGGAATCAGTTAGAAGTTATAGCTgataaagtagtacatcaattAGAAAGATGGCATTATGAGGGTAGCTATAGACGATTGAGGATTTTTTCAGGAATACTTCCTGTACCTACTGGTGAGGAACCttatgaggcctggagggaggcagCTATACAGCAGTCTGAGGAGTGGCATTGCCCTGATCATATAAAGAAACAAAGGATTGTAGAAAGTTTACGGGGACCCGCTATGGGAATCATTCAGGCCACTAGGAAAAGTAATCCCGAGGCCGCTGTGGCTGACTACTTTCAGGCCTTAGAATATACATATGGGACATTAGAAGACATAGGTGATTTGGTTGCTAGATTCAACCATACTTATCAAGAGACAGGGGAGAAGTTGTCACAGTATGTGTATAGATTGGATAAAATAATACATAAAATTGTAGATAAAGGAGGATTATCCCCTACTGAGGTTAATAGTAATAGGTTGAAACAATTAATTCGAGGAGCTTTAACGACTGACCCTGTGGCTCAGCGGTTGCGATGTACTGCTTTATTATTGGGAAGCCCCACCCAAAATGATTTAATTAAGGAGATTACCCAGGAGGAAGCTTAA